Proteins encoded together in one Pseudomonas arsenicoxydans window:
- a CDS encoding DUF2934 domain-containing protein — translation MIEDWKVREKAYELWEKDGRPQCADEFYWRLAQDQLKVKQPEIDTAEPEPNEWESSSSQSPLAKKEAENKARSDDSEWPAKGEASRY, via the coding sequence ATGATCGAAGATTGGAAAGTCCGGGAAAAAGCTTACGAATTGTGGGAAAAAGACGGTCGCCCGCAATGCGCTGACGAGTTTTATTGGCGTCTCGCTCAAGATCAGCTCAAGGTTAAGCAACCGGAGATCGACACCGCTGAGCCAGAACCTAACGAATGGGAAAGCAGCTCAAGTCAATCACCTCTCGCGAAGAAGGAAGCTGAAAATAAAGCACGATCAGATGATAGTGAATGGCCAGCCAAGGGCGAAGCCAGTCGCTACTAA
- a CDS encoding cupin — translation MNKPRAETVTVQTLRFERNQWVPNNPHLPVLIYPTAIAVQGDDPAALFEQTFIANGWPPQWRYGVYNYHHYHTEGHEVLGIASGRAQLVLGGPDGHVLEVTAGDVLLLPAGTGHCNLDSSEDFLVVGAYPPGQRADICREAPTKAQLASIDTLSFPDQDPVQGAVHRYWTGQD, via the coding sequence ATGAACAAACCGCGAGCTGAGACAGTTACTGTCCAAACCCTGAGGTTTGAACGCAACCAGTGGGTTCCCAATAACCCGCACCTGCCGGTACTCATTTACCCCACCGCGATTGCAGTTCAGGGCGATGACCCGGCTGCGCTGTTCGAGCAGACCTTCATCGCCAATGGCTGGCCACCACAATGGCGATACGGAGTTTATAACTACCACCACTACCATACCGAAGGTCATGAAGTGCTTGGCATCGCCAGCGGTCGGGCTCAGCTGGTGCTGGGCGGCCCGGATGGTCACGTACTTGAGGTCACAGCAGGCGATGTGTTGCTACTGCCTGCAGGCACCGGCCATTGCAATTTGGATTCAAGTGAAGATTTTCTGGTCGTCGGTGCTTATCCGCCGGGGCAGCGTGCAGATATCTGCCGCGAGGCCCCCACCAAGGCTCAACTGGCTAGCATCGACACACTGTCGTTTCCCGACCAGGATCCGGTGCAAGGCGCCGTACATCGGTATTGGACTGGACAGGATTAA
- the cydB gene encoding cytochrome d ubiquinol oxidase subunit II, with the protein MMDYDWVTLLSAAALGFSVLSYVLLDGTDLGVGVLLGLTRCSQHRRAMAVTILPIWDANETWLVLGGGGLLALFPLAYAVLLPALYLPFIAMFLALILRAVALEFRDYSKSSRMKRMVDGLLLIGSLLAGATQGIVLGTLIQGVPNQDGQYSGDGWEWSDLFPLYCGAVLVVGYTWLGACWLYWRAEDDLHRRSGRQARALAIVTMMLLAVLVIWTATLDARYAQRLSNRLIWLPAAILLTALLISFALGFRSRRHYLPLFAALGIFILAFALMVAVLFPLIVPPNLTLQKAASSPTSQIFMLVGFAVLIPVTLLYNTYGFKVFSGKVRAIRD; encoded by the coding sequence ATGATGGACTATGACTGGGTCACGCTATTGTCCGCAGCCGCACTGGGGTTTTCGGTCTTGAGCTACGTGCTGTTGGACGGCACTGATCTTGGTGTGGGGGTGCTGCTTGGTCTTACTCGATGCAGTCAGCACCGACGTGCCATGGCTGTGACTATCCTTCCGATTTGGGACGCTAACGAAACGTGGCTCGTGCTCGGTGGCGGCGGTCTGCTGGCGTTGTTTCCGCTGGCTTATGCCGTCCTGCTGCCGGCGCTTTATTTGCCGTTTATCGCGATGTTCCTGGCATTGATTCTTCGCGCAGTAGCACTGGAGTTTCGCGACTACTCGAAAAGCTCTCGTATGAAGCGCATGGTTGATGGCTTGCTGTTGATCGGTTCACTGCTAGCCGGGGCAACTCAGGGGATTGTGTTGGGAACGCTTATACAAGGCGTGCCGAATCAAGACGGGCAGTACAGCGGGGACGGCTGGGAGTGGTCGGACTTGTTTCCACTGTATTGTGGCGCGGTGCTCGTAGTGGGTTACACGTGGTTGGGCGCGTGCTGGCTGTATTGGCGCGCTGAAGACGATCTACACCGTCGGTCAGGTCGACAGGCACGGGCGTTGGCCATCGTGACCATGATGTTGTTGGCCGTTTTGGTGATCTGGACAGCGACGCTGGATGCTCGATATGCGCAACGGCTTTCCAATCGACTTATCTGGTTGCCGGCGGCAATACTGCTCACTGCATTGCTAATCAGTTTCGCCTTGGGCTTTCGAAGCCGCCGGCACTATCTGCCGCTATTTGCCGCGCTGGGGATTTTCATCTTGGCGTTCGCCTTGATGGTCGCAGTGCTCTTTCCATTGATTGTCCCGCCTAACCTAACCCTGCAAAAGGCTGCTTCAAGTCCCACCAGTCAGATATTCATGCTGGTTGGGTTTGCCGTGCTGATCCCAGTGACGCTCCTCTACAACACCTACGGCTTCAAAGTGTTCAGCGGAAAGGTTCGCGCCATCCGTGATTGA